A genomic segment from uncultured Marinifilum sp. encodes:
- a CDS encoding alkaline phosphatase, which translates to MLKTRLGIRIWLLSVAILAASLVNVYANNNSKNKVSTPKYIFFFIGDGMGLSQANTAEAYLGAINKSNGIKRLNFTTLPNQGFYTTYASDRFITGSAAAGTALSSGKKTSISTIGMDAKREKPLKSIAEIAKEKGYKVGIVTSVSIDHATPAAFYAHQPTRNMYYDISLDLSASGFNYFAGGGFKHPEGDGKIDENNSMANFGMGTDQKLTKKKPNSLEVAKARGYRIINTLEGFKSLKKGDDKIISIAPKLAGGKSLPYSIDQNENTDISLEDFTRKGIELLDNKHGFFMMIEAGKIDWACHANDAATVIKEVLQLDKAVSAALEFYKKHPKETLILVGGDHETGGMALGFAGSHYQSAFALLKNQNLSYEKFSHLVKKYRENTKQPDVNYGLELVKKHFGLDDEEKNLKLNKFELQQLKDAFEKSMVYDYKMSKDDQFYLLYGSYDPFTVTACHILSQKAGIGWTSFSHTAAPIPIRSIGVGADNFTGFFDNTDVFKKLKKLIQ; encoded by the coding sequence ATGTTAAAAACAAGATTAGGTATACGTATTTGGCTGTTATCTGTAGCAATACTAGCAGCATCATTGGTAAATGTTTATGCAAACAATAATTCTAAAAATAAAGTTTCAACACCTAAATACATTTTCTTTTTTATAGGCGATGGAATGGGATTATCACAGGCAAACACAGCCGAAGCCTATTTAGGAGCTATAAACAAAAGCAATGGTATTAAAAGACTAAACTTTACAACATTACCAAATCAGGGATTTTATACCACCTATGCGAGCGATCGATTTATTACCGGATCGGCAGCAGCTGGCACAGCTTTATCTTCTGGTAAGAAAACAAGCATAAGTACCATTGGTATGGATGCAAAACGTGAAAAACCATTAAAATCGATTGCCGAAATAGCAAAAGAAAAAGGCTATAAAGTTGGTATTGTTACCTCTGTATCGATCGATCATGCAACACCGGCTGCATTCTATGCACATCAGCCAACCCGCAACATGTACTACGATATAAGTTTAGATTTAAGTGCGAGTGGTTTTAACTATTTTGCCGGAGGAGGATTTAAACATCCCGAAGGAGATGGAAAAATAGATGAAAATAATAGCATGGCAAATTTTGGAATGGGTACCGACCAAAAATTAACTAAGAAAAAACCAAATTCGCTGGAAGTAGCTAAAGCAAGAGGATACAGAATAATAAACACTCTTGAAGGTTTTAAATCTCTAAAAAAAGGAGATGATAAAATTATTAGCATTGCTCCTAAACTAGCTGGAGGAAAATCTCTTCCTTATTCCATCGATCAGAATGAAAACACAGATATTTCGCTGGAAGATTTTACACGTAAAGGAATTGAACTACTTGATAACAAGCATGGTTTTTTTATGATGATAGAAGCAGGTAAAATTGATTGGGCTTGCCATGCTAACGATGCTGCCACAGTAATTAAAGAAGTATTACAGTTAGATAAAGCTGTTTCGGCTGCTCTTGAATTTTATAAAAAACATCCAAAAGAAACTTTAATTCTTGTTGGAGGCGATCATGAAACCGGTGGAATGGCATTAGGATTTGCAGGAAGTCACTACCAATCGGCCTTTGCCCTTTTGAAAAACCAAAATTTATCCTATGAAAAATTTTCTCACTTGGTAAAAAAATACAGAGAAAATACAAAACAACCCGATGTAAATTACGGTCTCGAATTAGTTAAGAAACATTTTGGTTTGGACGATGAAGAAAAAAATCTAAAACTTAACAAATTTGAACTGCAGCAATTAAAAGATGCTTTCGAAAAAAGTATGGTCTACGATTATAAAATGTCTAAAGATGACCAATTCTACTTACTATATGGAAGCTACGATCCTTTTACTGTTACTGCTTGTCATATTTTATCGCAGAAAGCAGGTATTGGCTGGACCTCATTTTCACACACGGCAGCACCCATTCCAATTCGTTCTATTGGAGTTGGAGCCGATAACTTTACTGGTTTTTTCGATAATACCGATGTTTTTAAAAAACTAAAGAAACTTATCCAGTAA
- a CDS encoding AMP-binding protein produces MNTIIQLFEQSVKKYGTNPYLWEKTKKQYESLSYEDLHKQVKNLAFGLYASGINKGDRVGLLSEGRNAWVLSELGILYSAGVNVPLSVKLDAQNELKFRLIHSEARFVIVSGNHLEKIRSIKDQIDTLEKIIVIDEDLEINDNEIYLSDIIELGKTLSPEKKEDLDIIQQNIQANDNANISYTSGTTADPKGIILTHNNYTSNVIQSSSLMHIPEHFKTLLILPWDHSFAHTAGIYSFMLKGASIAAVQQGKSPMEALKNIPINIKEIKPDILMSVPALAKNFKKNIEKGIKAKGPKTEKLFNKALQLAYKYNGYGWDKGKGVRKLLKPMYAFYDKILFSKIRENFGGNLKFFVGGGALLDIELQRFFYAIGIPMYQGYGLSEASPIISSNAHHKHKLGSSGFLVSNMELKIANDEGKKLPDGEKGEIVIKGGNVMKGYWKNEKASAESLRDGWLHTGDMGYMDNDGFLHVLGRFKSLLIANDGEKFSPEGIEEAFVDQSPYMEQCILYNNQNPYTIALIVPNKAAILAHLRKINLTANSEEGQKAALELLQAEINEYRPGGKYEDMFPLRWLPTAVAILPEAFTEENKLLNSTMKVVRDKVITYFKNYVDYLYSPKGKNFFNSLNKESINKMI; encoded by the coding sequence ATGAATACAATCATTCAACTCTTTGAGCAGAGCGTTAAAAAATATGGTACAAATCCTTACTTGTGGGAAAAAACTAAGAAGCAATATGAATCGCTAAGTTATGAAGATCTTCATAAACAAGTAAAAAATTTGGCCTTTGGTTTATATGCCTCCGGAATAAATAAAGGAGATAGAGTCGGACTTTTATCGGAAGGAAGAAATGCATGGGTACTTTCCGAATTAGGGATTCTATATTCTGCTGGTGTAAATGTTCCCTTATCGGTAAAATTAGATGCTCAAAACGAATTAAAATTTAGATTGATTCATTCCGAAGCACGATTTGTTATTGTATCGGGAAATCATTTAGAAAAAATACGTTCTATTAAAGATCAAATTGATACGCTAGAAAAAATAATTGTTATTGATGAAGATTTAGAAATTAATGATAATGAAATTTATCTTTCGGATATTATTGAGCTTGGCAAAACATTAAGCCCTGAAAAAAAGGAAGATCTGGATATTATTCAACAAAATATTCAAGCTAATGATAACGCCAATATTTCATATACATCGGGCACCACGGCCGATCCTAAAGGAATTATTCTTACTCATAACAATTACACGAGTAATGTAATTCAGTCGTCGAGTTTAATGCATATTCCCGAACATTTTAAAACTCTGCTGATTTTACCCTGGGATCATTCCTTTGCACACACTGCCGGAATCTATAGCTTTATGCTTAAAGGTGCTTCAATTGCAGCTGTTCAGCAAGGTAAATCACCAATGGAAGCCTTAAAAAATATCCCTATTAACATTAAAGAAATTAAGCCTGACATATTAATGAGCGTTCCTGCCTTGGCTAAAAATTTTAAAAAAAATATTGAAAAAGGAATTAAAGCAAAAGGTCCTAAAACCGAAAAACTTTTTAATAAAGCTTTACAATTGGCATACAAATACAATGGATACGGTTGGGACAAAGGTAAAGGCGTACGAAAATTACTAAAACCTATGTATGCATTTTACGATAAAATTCTATTTTCAAAAATCAGAGAAAACTTTGGTGGTAACCTAAAATTTTTTGTGGGAGGTGGAGCTTTACTTGATATTGAACTGCAACGTTTTTTCTATGCCATTGGTATCCCCATGTATCAAGGATACGGATTATCCGAAGCTTCTCCTATTATATCCTCGAACGCTCACCATAAACATAAATTAGGATCTTCGGGTTTTTTGGTAAGTAATATGGAACTTAAAATTGCCAATGATGAAGGTAAAAAACTTCCTGATGGAGAAAAAGGTGAAATAGTAATAAAAGGTGGCAACGTAATGAAAGGCTACTGGAAAAATGAAAAAGCATCTGCAGAAAGTCTTCGTGACGGCTGGCTACACACAGGCGATATGGGATATATGGATAATGATGGTTTTCTACATGTTTTGGGCCGATTTAAATCTTTACTAATTGCCAACGATGGTGAAAAATTCAGCCCAGAAGGAATCGAAGAAGCTTTTGTTGATCAATCACCTTACATGGAACAATGCATTCTATATAACAATCAGAATCCTTACACAATAGCTTTAATTGTTCCCAATAAAGCCGCAATTCTTGCTCACCTTAGAAAAATAAACCTAACTGCCAATAGCGAAGAAGGACAAAAAGCTGCTCTGGAATTGTTGCAAGCTGAGATAAATGAATATCGCCCGGGAGGCAAATATGAAGATATGTTTCCTCTCCGATGGCTTCCTACTGCTGTTGCAATTCTACCGGAAGCATTCACCGAAGAAAATAAATTACTAAATTCAACCATGAAAGTAGTTCGCGATAAAGTAATTACTTACTTTAAAAATTATGTAGATTATTTATATTCTCCAAAGGGTAAAAATTTCTTTAACTCCTTAAATAAAGAGAGTATTAATAAAATGATTTAA
- a CDS encoding aminotransferase class V-fold PLP-dependent enzyme translates to MSNLEEYFKKFRENTIGYDASFYSPYGRQNIIYGDWIASGRLYWPIEDKMVKEFGPYVANTHTETNETGTLMTQSYHRAQELIKKHVNADSEDVIIHAGFGMTAVVNKLQRILGLKGCSPFKDHPNEKPVVFLTHMEHHSNQTSWYETNVDVVVVPPGKDLTIDLDELRKQLEKYKNRVTKIGSFSACSNVTGIVTPYHEMAKIMHQNGGICFIDFAASAPYVDIDMHPEDKLMKLDGIFFSPHKFLGGPGSSGVMIFDSKLYNSEVPDNPGGGTVDWTNPWGKYKYIDNIELREDGGTPGFLQAIRVALAIELKNQMGTKNIIAREKELLDLAFCRLKAVKDVHVLADNVQKRLGILSFYVEYIHYNLLVKLLNDRFGIQVRGGCACAGTYGHYLLEVSQEQSDAITSEITLGDLSHKPGWVRWSLHPTSTDGEVLYFIDSLEKLIDNYEEWKNDYSYNKKNNEFYYSGTNEITNKIMVNDLFKLQ, encoded by the coding sequence ATGAGTAATTTGGAAGAATATTTTAAAAAATTTAGAGAAAATACCATAGGTTACGATGCTAGTTTTTATTCACCTTATGGAAGACAAAATATTATTTATGGAGATTGGATTGCCAGTGGTCGATTATATTGGCCAATAGAGGATAAAATGGTAAAAGAATTTGGTCCTTATGTGGCTAATACTCATACCGAAACAAACGAAACAGGTACATTAATGACTCAGTCTTACCATAGGGCACAAGAGTTAATTAAAAAACACGTTAATGCCGACTCTGAAGATGTTATTATTCATGCTGGCTTTGGAATGACTGCAGTTGTAAATAAATTACAACGTATTTTGGGTTTGAAAGGATGTAGTCCTTTTAAAGATCATCCTAACGAAAAACCTGTTGTATTTTTAACACACATGGAACATCATTCTAATCAAACTTCGTGGTATGAAACCAATGTTGATGTAGTTGTTGTTCCTCCTGGAAAAGATTTAACTATAGATTTGGATGAGCTTCGCAAACAACTGGAAAAATATAAAAACCGTGTAACAAAGATTGGTTCTTTTTCGGCCTGTTCAAATGTTACTGGTATTGTAACTCCTTATCACGAAATGGCAAAAATAATGCACCAGAATGGTGGTATTTGTTTTATCGATTTTGCAGCATCGGCACCTTATGTTGATATCGATATGCATCCTGAAGATAAATTAATGAAACTGGATGGTATTTTCTTTTCGCCACATAAATTTTTGGGTGGTCCGGGTTCATCCGGAGTTATGATATTTGATTCGAAGTTATACAATAGCGAAGTGCCTGATAATCCGGGAGGAGGTACTGTAGACTGGACTAATCCATGGGGTAAATACAAATATATTGATAATATTGAGCTTAGAGAAGATGGTGGAACACCAGGTTTTCTTCAGGCTATTCGTGTTGCTCTGGCTATTGAATTAAAAAATCAAATGGGAACAAAAAATATTATTGCGCGCGAAAAGGAACTTCTCGATCTTGCTTTTTGTAGGTTAAAAGCAGTTAAAGATGTGCATGTGCTAGCCGATAATGTTCAAAAACGCCTAGGTATCCTTTCTTTCTATGTTGAATATATTCATTACAATTTATTGGTTAAATTATTAAACGATCGTTTTGGAATTCAGGTAAGGGGTGGTTGCGCATGTGCCGGTACTTATGGGCATTACTTATTAGAGGTTAGCCAGGAGCAATCCGATGCTATTACAAGTGAAATTACACTGGGTGATTTATCGCATAAACCTGGTTGGGTGCGTTGGTCTTTACATCCTACTTCTACAGATGGGGAGGTTTTGTATTTTATTGATTCCTTGGAAAAGCTTATTGATAATTATGAAGAGTGGAAAAACGACTATTCTTACAACAAAAAAAATAACGAATTTTATTATAGTGGAACTAATGAAATAACAAATAAAATAATGGTTAACGATTTATTTAAACTTCAATAA